A DNA window from Halorussus salinus contains the following coding sequences:
- a CDS encoding ATP synthase subunit B, with translation MKEYQTITEISGPLVFAEVDEPIGYDEIVEIETPNGDTKRGQVLESSDGLVSIQVFEGTEGIDTESSVRFLGETMKMPVTEDLLGRVLDGSGNPIDGGPEIVPDRRDDIVGAAINPTAREYPEEFIQTGVSAIDGMNTLVRGQKLPIFSGSGLPHNELALQIARQATVPEEDEASDDDEGSEFAVVFGAMGITAEEANEFMADFERTGALERSVVFMNLADDPAVERTVTPRLALTTAEYLAFDKDYHVLVILTDMTNYCEALREIGAAREEVPGRRGYPGYMYTDLAQLYERAGRIEGRDGSVTQIPILTMPGDDDTHPIPDLTGYITEGQIYIDRDLNSQGVTPPINVLPSLSRLMDDGIGEGLTREDHGDVSDQLYAAYAEGEDKRDLVNIVGREALSERDNKYLDLADRFEEEFVDQGFDTNRDIDETLDIGWDLLSMLPKEILNRIDEELIEKYYEDEQAEEVAAD, from the coding sequence ATGAAAGAGTACCAAACGATTACGGAAATCAGCGGTCCGCTGGTGTTCGCGGAAGTAGACGAGCCCATCGGCTACGACGAGATCGTCGAGATCGAGACGCCGAACGGCGACACCAAGCGAGGACAGGTCCTCGAATCGAGCGACGGACTCGTCTCGATTCAGGTGTTCGAGGGCACCGAGGGTATCGACACCGAGAGTTCGGTCCGGTTCCTCGGCGAGACGATGAAGATGCCCGTGACCGAGGACCTCCTCGGTCGCGTGCTGGACGGTTCCGGCAACCCCATCGACGGCGGTCCCGAAATCGTCCCGGACCGTCGTGACGACATCGTCGGTGCCGCCATCAACCCGACCGCCCGCGAGTACCCCGAGGAGTTCATCCAGACCGGCGTCTCGGCCATCGACGGCATGAACACGCTGGTCCGCGGACAGAAGCTCCCCATCTTCTCGGGCTCCGGGCTGCCGCACAACGAACTCGCGCTCCAGATTGCCCGTCAGGCGACCGTGCCGGAAGAAGACGAAGCGAGCGACGACGACGAAGGCTCGGAGTTCGCAGTGGTCTTCGGTGCGATGGGCATCACGGCCGAAGAGGCCAACGAGTTCATGGCGGACTTCGAGCGGACGGGCGCGCTCGAACGCTCGGTCGTCTTCATGAACCTCGCGGACGACCCCGCCGTCGAGCGGACGGTTACGCCGCGACTGGCGCTCACCACCGCGGAGTACCTCGCGTTCGACAAGGACTACCACGTGCTGGTCATCCTGACGGACATGACCAACTACTGTGAGGCCCTGCGGGAGATCGGTGCGGCCCGCGAAGAGGTGCCGGGCCGCCGTGGCTACCCCGGATACATGTACACCGACCTCGCGCAACTGTACGAGCGCGCCGGTCGTATCGAGGGTCGAGACGGGTCGGTCACCCAGATTCCCATCCTCACCATGCCGGGCGACGACGACACCCACCCGATTCCGGACCTGACCGGCTACATCACCGAGGGCCAGATCTACATTGACCGTGACCTCAATTCTCAAGGCGTCACGCCCCCGATCAACGTCCTGCCGAGCCTTTCGCGCCTGATGGACGACGGTATCGGCGAGGGCCTGACCCGCGAGGACCACGGGGACGTCTCCGACCAACTGTACGCCGCGTACGCGGAAGGTGAAGACAAGCGCGACCTCGTAAACATCGTCGGCCGCGAGGCCCTCTCCGAGCGCGACAACAAATATCTGGACTTAGCTGACCGATTCGAGGAGGAGTTCGTCGACCAGGGCTTCGACACGAACCGCGACATCGACGAGACCCTCGACATCGGTTGGGACCTCCTGAGCATGCTCCCCAAGGAGATACTCAACCGCATCGACGAGGAACTCATCGAAAAGTATTATGAGGACGAGCAGGCCGAAGAGGTCGCGGCGGATTGA
- a CDS encoding ATP synthase subunit A: MSQATESDAVREDGEIESVSGPVVTATDLDARMNDVVYVGEEGLMGEVIEIEGNLTTIQVYEETSNVAPGEPVENTGEPLSVDLGPGMLDSIYDGVQRPLTVLEDKMGAFLDRGVDAPGIDLDKTWEFHPEVSEGDEVERGDILGTVPETESIDHKVMVPPGSDGGEVVAVESGNFDVEETVVELDTGEEISMRQEWPVREARPADEKKTPRTPLVTGQRVQDGLFPLAKGGTAAIPGPFGSGKTVTQQQLAKWADADIVVYIGCGERGNEMTEVIDDFPELEDPVTGKPLMSRTCLIANTSNMPVAARESCVYTGITIAEFYRDMGYDVALMADSTSRWAEAMREISSRLEEMPGEEGYPAYLAARLSEFYERAGYFENINDTEGSVTVVGAVSPPGGDFSEPVTQNTLRIVKTFWALDADLAERRHFPSINWNESYSLYKEQLDPWFEENVAEDWPEQRQWAVDVLDEEDELQEIVQLVGKDALPEDQQLTLEVARYIREAFLQQNALHDVDTNCPPEKSYLIMGAIRTFNDEAFEALDAGVPVEEITDIDAAPRLNRIATTPDDEADEFVADLEDDIKAQLRDLY, from the coding sequence ATGAGCCAAGCAACTGAAAGCGATGCCGTTCGAGAGGACGGCGAAATCGAGAGCGTAAGTGGACCGGTCGTGACCGCGACCGACCTCGACGCCCGGATGAACGACGTGGTGTACGTCGGCGAGGAAGGGCTGATGGGCGAGGTCATCGAGATCGAAGGGAACCTGACGACGATTCAGGTCTACGAGGAGACATCGAACGTCGCGCCGGGCGAACCGGTCGAGAACACCGGCGAACCCCTCTCCGTGGACCTCGGTCCGGGGATGCTGGACTCTATCTACGACGGCGTCCAGCGACCCCTGACCGTCCTCGAAGACAAGATGGGCGCGTTCCTCGACCGCGGTGTGGACGCACCCGGTATCGACCTCGACAAGACGTGGGAGTTCCACCCCGAAGTCAGCGAGGGCGACGAAGTCGAACGCGGCGACATCCTCGGCACGGTGCCCGAGACCGAGAGCATCGACCACAAGGTCATGGTGCCGCCGGGTTCGGACGGCGGCGAAGTCGTCGCCGTCGAGAGCGGCAACTTCGACGTAGAGGAGACGGTCGTCGAACTCGACACCGGCGAGGAGATTTCGATGCGCCAAGAGTGGCCGGTCCGCGAGGCCCGTCCCGCCGACGAGAAGAAGACCCCGCGCACGCCGCTCGTGACGGGCCAGCGCGTGCAGGACGGCCTGTTCCCGCTCGCGAAGGGCGGGACCGCGGCGATTCCCGGACCGTTCGGCTCCGGCAAGACCGTCACCCAGCAGCAGTTGGCGAAGTGGGCCGACGCCGACATCGTCGTCTACATCGGCTGTGGCGAGCGCGGCAACGAGATGACCGAGGTCATCGACGACTTCCCGGAACTGGAAGACCCCGTGACCGGGAAGCCGCTGATGTCCCGCACCTGCCTCATCGCCAACACGTCGAACATGCCTGTCGCGGCGCGCGAATCCTGCGTGTACACGGGTATCACCATCGCGGAATTCTACCGCGACATGGGGTACGACGTGGCGCTGATGGCCGACTCCACCTCGCGGTGGGCCGAGGCGATGCGCGAGATTTCGTCGCGTCTCGAAGAGATGCCCGGCGAGGAGGGCTACCCCGCGTACCTCGCCGCGCGCCTGTCGGAGTTCTACGAGCGCGCTGGCTACTTCGAGAACATCAACGACACCGAGGGTTCGGTGACCGTGGTCGGCGCGGTCTCCCCGCCCGGCGGTGACTTCTCGGAGCCGGTCACGCAGAACACCCTGCGTATCGTCAAGACGTTCTGGGCGCTCGACGCGGACCTCGCCGAGCGTCGTCACTTCCCCTCCATCAACTGGAACGAGTCGTACTCGCTGTACAAGGAACAGCTCGACCCGTGGTTCGAAGAGAACGTCGCCGAGGACTGGCCCGAACAGCGCCAGTGGGCCGTGGACGTGCTGGACGAGGAGGACGAACTCCAAGAGATCGTCCAGCTCGTCGGTAAGGACGCCCTGCCGGAGGACCAGCAGCTCACGCTGGAAGTCGCCCGCTACATCCGCGAGGCGTTCCTCCAGCAGAACGCGCTGCACGACGTGGACACCAACTGTCCGCCCGAGAAGTCCTACCTCATCATGGGCGCGATTCGGACGTTCAACGACGAGGCCTTCGAGGCGCTCGACGCTGGCGTCCCGGTCGAGGAGATCACCGACATCGACGCCGCGCCCCGACTGAACCGCATCGCGACGACGCCGGACGACGAAGCCGACGAGTTCGTTGCCGACCTCGAAGACGACATCAAAGCACAGCTCCGAGACCTCTACTAA
- a CDS encoding V-type ATP synthase subunit F translates to MSQEIAVVGSPEFTTGFRLAGVRKFENVPEDEKETELDDAVSRVLDDDEVGIVVMHDEDLDHLSRQVREEVETSVEPTMVSIGGGAGSGGLREKIKRAIGIDLMDEDEQGDNV, encoded by the coding sequence ATGAGCCAAGAAATCGCTGTCGTCGGCAGTCCGGAGTTCACGACTGGGTTCCGACTCGCTGGCGTCCGGAAGTTCGAGAACGTCCCCGAAGACGAGAAGGAGACGGAACTCGACGACGCGGTCTCCCGCGTTCTCGACGACGACGAGGTCGGTATCGTCGTCATGCACGACGAGGACCTCGACCACCTGTCCCGGCAGGTCCGGGAGGAAGTCGAGACGAGCGTCGAACCGACGATGGTCTCCATCGGCGGCGGCGCGGGGAGCGGCGGACTGCGCGAGAAAATCAAGCGTGCGATCGGTATCGACCTTATGGACGAAGACGAACAAGGTGACAACGTATGA
- a CDS encoding V-type ATP synthase subunit C, producing the protein MSVPKTEGTSNYEYVTARVQARRAALFDDEDYRKLVRMGPGEIARYMEETEYEDEINALGARYDGVDLIEHALNRNLAKHFNDLLRWADGTLYELIARYLRKFDAWNVKTVIRGIYSDSSSEAIEEDLIYAGEFDRQFLERLVEAASIEDAVEMLDSTRYGDALTAAYEDYDATGVLIPLENAVDRTYYEGLIEGVTETDNRATQLYVEFLQAEIDFRNARNALRIARSGADLDPADYFIEGGELFRASELSQLAASVDELVTFIRDSTYGEDLSAALDELERADSLIGFEHALDAALLEYSDHLSHVFPLSICPVLAYVLAKEREVDNIRAIARGREAGLSEDEIESELVML; encoded by the coding sequence ATGAGCGTACCAAAGACGGAAGGCACCTCGAACTACGAGTACGTCACCGCTCGGGTGCAGGCCCGGCGAGCGGCGCTGTTCGACGACGAGGACTACCGAAAGCTCGTCCGCATGGGCCCCGGCGAGATCGCCCGGTACATGGAGGAGACCGAGTACGAGGACGAAATCAACGCGCTCGGTGCCCGCTACGACGGCGTGGACCTCATCGAACACGCCCTCAACCGGAATCTCGCCAAGCACTTCAACGACCTGCTGCGGTGGGCCGACGGGACGCTGTACGAACTCATCGCCCGGTACCTCCGGAAGTTCGACGCGTGGAACGTCAAGACCGTCATCCGGGGTATCTACTCGGATTCGAGCAGCGAGGCCATCGAGGAGGACCTCATCTACGCCGGAGAGTTCGACCGGCAGTTCCTCGAACGACTGGTCGAAGCCGCGTCCATCGAGGACGCGGTCGAGATGCTCGACAGCACGCGGTACGGCGACGCGCTGACTGCGGCGTACGAGGATTACGACGCGACCGGCGTCCTGATTCCGCTGGAAAACGCGGTAGACCGAACGTACTACGAGGGCCTCATCGAAGGCGTCACCGAGACGGACAACCGCGCGACCCAACTGTACGTCGAGTTCTTGCAGGCCGAGATCGACTTCCGGAACGCCCGCAACGCGCTCCGCATCGCGCGAAGCGGCGCGGACCTCGACCCGGCCGACTACTTCATCGAGGGCGGCGAACTGTTCCGAGCCTCGGAGCTGTCGCAACTCGCCGCGAGCGTGGACGAACTCGTCACGTTCATCCGTGACAGCACGTACGGCGAGGACCTCTCGGCGGCGCTGGACGAGTTAGAGCGGGCCGACAGCCTCATCGGCTTCGAGCACGCTCTAGACGCCGCGTTGCTGGAGTACTCCGACCACCTCTCGCACGTCTTCCCGCTGTCGATCTGTCCGGTGTTGGCCTACGTGCTGGCCAAAGAGCGGGAAGTCGACAACATCCGCGCCATCGCTCGGGGCCGCGAGGCTGGCCTGAGCGAGGACGAAATCGAGAGCGAACTGGTGATGCTATGA
- a CDS encoding V-type ATP synthase subunit E, with amino-acid sequence MSLDTVVEDIRNEARERAKDIRSEGDERAAEIISEAESDAEEILAEQERETEQTIAQEREQKLSSAKLEAKQKRLEARRDVLQDVRSAVEDRIASLEGDQREELTRELLDAASEEFDEGDTVHVYGKPEDDELLTDVVTDYDGYEYAGEYDCLGGVVVESEQSRLRVNNTFDSVLEDIWDDNLQDISKRLFEQ; translated from the coding sequence ATGAGTTTGGACACGGTAGTTGAGGATATTCGAAACGAAGCCCGCGAGCGCGCGAAGGACATTCGTTCCGAGGGCGACGAGCGCGCAGCAGAGATTATCTCCGAAGCCGAGAGCGACGCCGAGGAGATACTCGCGGAGCAAGAACGGGAGACCGAACAGACAATCGCCCAAGAGCGCGAGCAGAAGCTTTCGAGCGCCAAGCTGGAAGCCAAGCAGAAGCGCCTCGAAGCGCGCCGAGACGTACTCCAAGACGTTCGGTCGGCAGTCGAAGACCGCATCGCCAGCCTCGAAGGCGACCAGCGCGAGGAGTTGACGCGCGAACTGCTGGACGCCGCCAGCGAGGAGTTCGACGAGGGCGACACCGTCCACGTCTACGGCAAGCCCGAAGACGACGAGTTGCTCACCGACGTTGTGACCGACTACGACGGCTACGAGTACGCCGGAGAGTACGACTGTCTCGGCGGCGTCGTGGTCGAGAGCGAGCAGTCTCGTCTCCGCGTGAACAACACGTTCGACTCCGTGCTGGAGGACATCTGGGACGACAACCTTCAGGACATCAGTAAACGCCTCTTCGAGCAATGA
- a CDS encoding F0F1 ATP synthase subunit C has product MLELAPAFVDAVTLAQDTGAATGPTITKNGMAALAVGLAAIGAGYAERGIGSAAIGAIAEDESLFGTGLIMTVLPETLVILALVTFFVG; this is encoded by the coding sequence ATGCTCGAACTTGCACCTGCATTCGTCGACGCGGTAACGCTCGCACAGGACACCGGTGCCGCCACCGGTCCGACCATCACTAAGAACGGTATGGCCGCCCTCGCGGTCGGTCTCGCGGCTATCGGTGCGGGATACGCCGAGCGCGGTATCGGTAGCGCCGCCATCGGTGCCATCGCCGAGGACGAGAGCCTCTTCGGTACGGGCCTCATCATGACGGTCCTGCCCGAGACGCTCGTCATTCTGGCGCTGGTCACGTTCTTCGTCGGTTAA
- a CDS encoding V-type ATP synthase subunit I encodes MLRPERMSKVSVTGSRAVMDDVIETVHELNLVHLSNYDGSWDGFEPGDPVEGADDASEKLVTVRSLESILDIDDEDAGPSRIVTDEALEDELQSVREEVNDLDDRRSELEDDLRDVEDRLDSVKPFADLGIDLDLLSGYETLQVAVGEADESEVRSALADADSIAEFGTFSGENTVAVFAYPEESADDDVLDELLVGVDFASLDVPDAEGSPAEYVEELEHEHQKLQSKLDSVENEIENVKLDTAGFLLAAEEKLTIDVQKSEAPLNFATTENAFVAEGWIPTERYTELTSALGQAVGDRVEVDELERASYDARDAMGHEEPAAQDEATGGEVAADGGTTMDGDQPPVVQDNPGTVKPFELLVNTINRPKYFEFDPTVVLFLTFPAFFGFMIGDLGYGLLYMGVGYWLYSSFDNEAFKSLGGIALWAGGFTALFGVLYGEVFGLHQLGSIVWGGEPPMKKGLQPVNADYALTWLVVSILVGLFHMTVGYLFGFVEELSHDPVDAVLESGSWVLLFAGVWTWIFSTQASGAKPGFLFDIFAGEPFAFGFSGFSSQIGTLGLAIGGLGLVLYVAGEVKHLGGPGLLIGLLESLSVLSDALSYTRIAAVLLAKAGMAFVVNLLFFGVFVTGEGSHAEWHFGINHMPEVGTMYHGHEVTSHMFGGLFHSGIGGLLIGLLVLVFGHLLVLALGITSAGLQAVRLEYVEFFGKFYEGGGEEYEPFGHDRTYTTQD; translated from the coding sequence ATGCTCAGACCTGAACGAATGAGTAAGGTGTCCGTGACCGGCTCGCGCGCCGTCATGGACGATGTCATCGAGACCGTCCACGAGCTGAATCTAGTCCACCTCTCGAACTACGACGGCTCGTGGGACGGCTTCGAGCCGGGCGACCCCGTCGAGGGTGCCGACGACGCCTCCGAGAAACTCGTCACCGTCCGGTCGCTCGAAAGCATCCTCGACATCGACGACGAGGACGCCGGACCGAGCCGCATCGTCACCGACGAGGCGCTCGAAGACGAACTCCAGTCGGTCCGCGAGGAGGTCAACGACTTGGACGACCGCCGGAGCGAACTAGAGGATGACCTCCGCGACGTGGAGGACCGACTCGACTCCGTCAAGCCGTTCGCGGACCTCGGTATCGACCTCGACCTGCTGTCTGGCTACGAGACCCTACAGGTCGCGGTCGGCGAAGCCGACGAGAGCGAGGTCCGGAGCGCGCTCGCCGACGCCGACTCTATCGCCGAGTTCGGCACGTTCTCCGGCGAGAACACCGTCGCCGTCTTCGCTTACCCCGAGGAGAGCGCCGACGACGACGTGCTGGACGAACTCCTCGTGGGCGTGGACTTCGCCTCGCTGGACGTGCCCGACGCGGAGGGTAGTCCCGCCGAGTACGTCGAAGAACTCGAACACGAACACCAGAAGCTCCAGTCAAAGCTCGACAGCGTCGAGAACGAGATCGAGAACGTCAAACTCGACACTGCTGGCTTCCTGCTGGCGGCCGAGGAGAAGCTGACCATCGACGTTCAGAAGTCCGAAGCGCCGCTTAACTTCGCGACGACCGAGAACGCGTTCGTCGCCGAGGGCTGGATTCCGACCGAGCGCTACACCGAACTCACTAGCGCGCTCGGCCAAGCGGTCGGCGACCGCGTCGAAGTAGACGAACTCGAACGCGCTTCGTACGACGCCCGCGACGCGATGGGTCACGAAGAACCCGCCGCACAGGATGAGGCCACCGGCGGCGAAGTCGCCGCCGACGGCGGCACCACGATGGACGGTGACCAGCCGCCGGTCGTGCAGGACAACCCCGGCACGGTCAAGCCATTCGAGTTGCTGGTCAACACCATCAACCGCCCCAAGTACTTCGAGTTCGACCCGACGGTCGTCCTGTTCCTGACGTTCCCGGCGTTCTTCGGGTTCATGATCGGCGACCTCGGCTACGGACTCCTGTACATGGGCGTCGGCTACTGGCTCTACAGTAGCTTCGACAACGAGGCGTTCAAGAGCCTCGGCGGCATCGCGCTGTGGGCTGGCGGCTTCACGGCGCTGTTCGGCGTGCTGTACGGCGAAGTCTTCGGCCTGCACCAGCTCGGAAGCATCGTCTGGGGCGGCGAACCGCCGATGAAGAAGGGTCTCCAGCCGGTCAACGCCGACTACGCCCTGACGTGGTTGGTCGTCTCGATACTCGTGGGTCTGTTCCACATGACGGTCGGCTACCTGTTCGGCTTCGTCGAGGAGCTGAGCCACGACCCCGTCGATGCAGTCCTCGAAAGCGGTTCGTGGGTCCTGCTGTTCGCGGGCGTCTGGACGTGGATATTTAGCACGCAGGCCAGCGGGGCGAAGCCCGGCTTCCTGTTCGACATCTTCGCCGGTGAGCCCTTCGCGTTCGGCTTCAGCGGCTTCTCGTCGCAGATCGGGACGCTCGGTCTCGCAATCGGCGGACTCGGACTGGTCCTCTACGTCGCGGGCGAGGTCAAGCACCTCGGCGGCCCCGGCCTGCTCATCGGCCTGCTGGAGAGTCTGAGCGTCCTGTCGGACGCGCTCTCGTACACCCGAATCGCCGCGGTCCTGCTCGCCAAGGCGGGGATGGCCTTCGTGGTCAATCTCCTGTTCTTCGGCGTCTTCGTCACGGGCGAGGGGAGCCACGCCGAGTGGCACTTCGGCATCAACCACATGCCCGAGGTCGGGACGATGTACCACGGCCATGAAGTGACGAGCCACATGTTCGGCGGCCTGTTCCACTCGGGCATCGGCGGCCTGCTCATCGGCCTGCTCGTCCTCGTGTTCGGGCACCTCCTCGTGCTGGCGCTCGGTATCACGAGCGCCGGTCTACAGGCGGTCCGTCTCGAATACGTCGAGTTCTTCGGCAAGTTCTACGAGGGCGGCGGCGAGGAGTACGAACCGTTCGGTCACGACCGGACGTACACCACGCAGGACTGA
- the ahaH gene encoding ATP synthase archaeal subunit H — protein MPRPEVLERIKEAEQEADDIVAEAEEERDQRISEAREEAEEIRREADDEASELHDERLAEAREEIEAEREEVLASGEDEREKLESRARGNEEEVTDYVVDLFEEAVHAQT, from the coding sequence ATGCCGAGGCCAGAGGTTCTCGAACGAATCAAGGAGGCCGAACAGGAGGCCGACGATATCGTCGCCGAGGCCGAGGAGGAGCGCGACCAGCGCATCTCCGAGGCTCGCGAAGAGGCCGAAGAAATTCGGCGCGAAGCCGACGACGAGGCGTCCGAACTCCACGACGAGCGTCTCGCCGAGGCCCGCGAGGAAATCGAGGCCGAGCGCGAAGAGGTCCTCGCCTCCGGCGAGGACGAGCGTGAGAAACTCGAATCGCGGGCGCGCGGGAACGAGGAGGAAGTAACCGACTACGTGGTAGACCTGTTCGAGGAGGCGGTGCATGCTCAGACCTGA
- a CDS encoding methyltransferase domain-containing protein, which produces MGILEDKSRARLFYKYLSKVYDTVNPFIWNEEMRDQALEMLDISEDDRVLDVGCGTGFATEGLLEHTENVHGLDQSVHQMEKAWEKLGKRDPVSFYRGDAERLPFKDDTFDVVWSSGSIEYWPNPVVALRDMRRVVKPGGQVLVVGPNYPKSSVMQKVADAIMLFYDAEEADRMFREAGYTDIHHYEMGPSYDPDIALTTIARDPEDE; this is translated from the coding sequence ATGGGTATCCTCGAAGACAAGAGTCGGGCGCGACTCTTCTACAAGTACCTCTCGAAGGTGTACGATACCGTCAACCCGTTCATCTGGAACGAGGAGATGCGCGACCAAGCCCTAGAGATGCTCGACATCTCCGAGGACGACCGGGTGCTGGACGTGGGGTGTGGGACCGGGTTCGCCACCGAGGGCCTCCTCGAACACACCGAGAACGTCCACGGACTCGACCAGAGCGTCCACCAGATGGAGAAAGCGTGGGAGAAACTCGGCAAGCGCGACCCCGTGAGCTTCTACCGCGGCGACGCCGAGCGCCTGCCGTTCAAGGACGACACCTTCGACGTGGTGTGGTCCTCGGGGTCCATCGAGTACTGGCCGAACCCGGTCGTCGCCCTGCGGGACATGCGCCGCGTCGTCAAGCCCGGCGGGCAGGTACTGGTCGTCGGCCCGAACTACCCCAAGTCGTCGGTGATGCAGAAGGTCGCCGACGCCATCATGCTGTTCTACGACGCCGAGGAGGCCGACCGGATGTTCCGCGAGGCTGGGTACACGGACATCCACCACTACGAGATGGGACCGAGCTACGACCCGGACATCGCACTCACGACCATCGCGCGCGACCCCGAAGACGAGTAG
- a CDS encoding type IV pilin → MSTELLSDSAVSLSDRAVSPVLGVVLLLVVTAVLAGAVGTVALGTPMPTDSPRAAIDLRLDAEENRVTLVHRGGDALDVTALSVRVRIDGTALDAQPPVPFFSAEGFRPGPTGPFNSAADQRWTAGETASFAVAGTNDPAMSSGATVTVVVSTDSAVLAELEEVA, encoded by the coding sequence GTGTCCACGGAGTTGCTATCCGATAGCGCGGTGTCGCTATCCGACCGCGCGGTGTCGCCGGTCCTCGGCGTCGTCTTGCTCCTCGTCGTGACCGCGGTTCTCGCGGGGGCCGTCGGGACCGTCGCACTCGGTACGCCGATGCCGACCGACTCGCCCCGCGCCGCCATCGACCTGCGACTCGACGCCGAGGAGAACCGCGTCACGCTGGTCCACCGCGGCGGCGACGCCCTCGACGTGACCGCGCTCTCGGTGCGGGTCCGAATCGACGGAACCGCGCTCGACGCACAGCCGCCGGTCCCGTTCTTCTCGGCGGAGGGGTTCCGGCCGGGACCGACCGGACCGTTCAACAGCGCGGCCGACCAGCGGTGGACGGCTGGCGAGACGGCGAGCTTCGCGGTCGCGGGGACGAACGACCCCGCGATGTCCTCGGGCGCGACCGTGACGGTGGTGGTCTCGACGGATTCGGCCGTTCTCGCGGAGTTGGAGGAGGTAGCGTGA
- a CDS encoding DUF7096 domain-containing protein, producing the protein MMGPRVGARMRLTPVMLALLLALSPGAVAVQASAPTAPAPARNASLTPVSMNDSLAQTDGGTIRLSVDGNTTNVTTLGSEPARTAFDTPSISLGSSLTINRDEFETKLNRNVLDRQLRSAETIEKKKQILNRYRYQIENHIISLKARERQATQAFTNGTISASEYLRTLGHIDAKAGEIRTLVDTLRSRADSIPRVTMDTESYSLNGKLVMLEGPVRDRLSATVQGQKSSTRTYVATNEDGVVLASILNGQYVREIVRKDRRNPALSDKSTIGSARDSIIERYRWAFDNRRSTGTNQQYGTNNIYRMWIKHTHGELVAYYDGGTESVFREIQYKRLTGDTPLPTGPSATNTSENLTVTVNRTYAGGPLRVELTNETGAPVSGEVRIDGELVGRTNAEGFLWTLSPADRFEVRASYDFRTVNLTATPVQS; encoded by the coding sequence ATGATGGGTCCCCGAGTAGGCGCACGTATGCGCCTCACCCCCGTTATGCTGGCATTACTGCTCGCCCTCTCCCCCGGAGCAGTCGCGGTGCAGGCCTCGGCACCGACCGCGCCAGCGCCCGCCCGAAACGCCTCGCTCACCCCCGTTTCGATGAACGACTCGCTCGCTCAGACAGACGGCGGCACGATTCGGCTGTCAGTGGACGGAAACACGACGAACGTGACTACGCTCGGGTCCGAACCGGCTCGAACAGCGTTCGATACGCCGTCGATTTCTCTCGGAAGTTCGCTCACTATCAACCGGGACGAGTTCGAGACGAAACTAAACAGGAACGTACTCGACCGGCAGCTGCGATCCGCCGAGACCATCGAGAAGAAAAAGCAGATTTTGAACCGGTACCGGTACCAAATCGAGAACCACATCATCTCGCTCAAAGCCCGAGAACGACAGGCGACCCAAGCGTTTACGAACGGGACGATTTCAGCGAGCGAGTATCTGCGAACACTGGGTCACATCGATGCGAAAGCGGGCGAAATTCGCACGCTGGTTGATACGCTGCGGTCACGTGCCGACTCGATTCCTCGGGTTACGATGGACACGGAGTCGTACTCGCTAAACGGAAAACTAGTGATGCTCGAAGGACCGGTCCGTGACCGGCTCTCAGCTACGGTACAAGGTCAAAAGTCCTCGACTCGAACCTACGTAGCGACCAACGAGGACGGCGTAGTCCTCGCGTCGATACTCAACGGACAGTACGTCCGTGAAATCGTTCGCAAAGACAGACGGAACCCGGCACTCTCGGATAAATCGACTATCGGAAGCGCGCGCGACAGCATCATCGAGCGGTACCGCTGGGCGTTCGACAACCGGCGAAGTACCGGGACGAACCAGCAGTACGGTACCAACAATATCTATCGAATGTGGATAAAACACACGCACGGGGAACTCGTCGCCTACTACGACGGTGGTACGGAATCTGTGTTCCGAGAGATACAGTACAAACGGCTCACCGGCGACACCCCGCTCCCGACGGGACCGAGCGCGACCAATACCTCCGAAAACCTCACCGTTACGGTCAACCGCACCTACGCTGGTGGTCCGCTCCGCGTCGAACTCACGAACGAGACCGGCGCGCCCGTGAGCGGCGAGGTCCGAATCGACGGCGAACTCGTCGGCCGGACGAACGCGGAGGGCTTCCTCTGGACGCTCTCGCCCGCCGACCGGTTCGAGGTTCGCGCCTCGTACGACTTCCGGACGGTCAACCTGACGGCGACGCCGGTCCAGTCGTAG